aaaaatgaccTGGCCCTAATTGATCCATTtgtatataacattaatgtcctttgttGTTAACCAGCCTATTTATGGGATGAtctgcatttgtgtttgttaaagatgataacagatgTTTTATACTTACctgtacaactgtttggcctgtgccaCAAAACTTTacacctctgtagcaccagtgttAGTGCAGACAAGTTCATGTACAGCCCTGTATTTCAATTCAGATCGTGGATCGAGATTCTTTGTTATGAAGATCGTGATGTGCTTTTTTGGGAAGGCCGCCCAGCCCCATTTACAGTTATATTTACAGTTACCAACCTTACTATTGATGTTACTGAATGAAGCTGTAATCTAGTAATGATTCATGTCAATGAAGTAAGTAATTGTTCATTCTGGTCTTTCTTTCTGGACTGTGAAGATGAAGCACCATCTGGAATAAATCCTGATGACCCCATGCCAGGACTTCTCTTTGGATTTGGAGTAACTCCTGATGGTAGGTCTACTGTTAATATTACTTTGAATAATACAGTATTATTGGTATATGAGTACGTAGTTTACATTAGTTTTAGAAGCATCATTTAAGGAATATGTATATAGTTAATACAGTTAATACTTTTATATCACCTGCTAACCAGAAAACTCAAAGCGAATTAAAGGAAAGTGTCAATGCCAATTTTGGTTGTACACTCGGGACAAGAATATTACCAGTGCAAATATTACCAGCTCGTCACAATTACTGTAAAGCTACAGATGTAATTGAATATATATAGTTATGCATTAACTGAGCATTATTCTGTTATTCCTTTCAGAACATCGTGGAAGGAAGAGAAAAGCTGATGAAGCTTTTTACGATGATGAGGAGGAGACCGAGCCGGCCCCAAAACGAATGAAACATCCGACTGATTCTGAGTCAGCTCCTCTCCCGGGGCCGTCGACAATCATTTCACCTGCCCCAGAAACTCCTGACGGTAAGAATAACAACATCATTTACAGTTACAGTttgttttgtgtgaactatacagtatgtgtaccaAATGTGATGACTGTTGGTAAAACTTACCCATTTTAGCCCAAATTTaccaaaaatatgaattattgtttgtaaCTTTGAACCAGTGATGATTCATGTTAGTGAATGTTCATGAAGTAATAAATTGCTCATTATGGATTTTCTCTTTGGATTGTGAAGATGGAGCTGTCGCAGGACCATCAGGTATAAATCCAGCACCTCGTCCTGTTGATCCAGTGCCAAGACCTGTGTCACCATCTCCTGACGGTAAATTAACCGTTAATGTTACTGTGAACAATGCAGTATTATTGGAGTATGATTATGTATAAAATACTGGTTTACATTAGTTTTAAAACCATCATACAAGGAATATGTGTATAGTTAATACAGTGATTTATTCATGTAACTGTTAACAAGTAATGATTCATGTCAGTGAAGTATGTAGTTGTTCATTCTGGTCTTTCTTTCTGGACTGTAGAAGAAAATGGTGACGCTGCCCCAGAACCGGAACAGGAAATAAATCCAGCACCGCGTCTTGCTGATGTTTTGATAGACATTCCCTTTCCAGACCGATATCTTACTGATGGTGAGTCTACTGTCAGTGTTGTGTGGGTTACACTGCTACTGGCCTGTTTTTTTTATACTATTTTCACTGTTGTCGTGTCGgcgtgtgtgtttacatgctgttattgtgtatgtttttttccAGAACGTGTCACCAACCGATATCAAGTGCTTCCGGAAGAGGTGCTTGAACACGGACGACGTGCAATGGCTTTCGCTGCAGTTCGCAGAATTGATGGGAGACAGGTAAGACAGTTCTTGACCACGTGTCCTCTTGCAAATTTATATCAAGAGTTTTGATCTAAACACACGGATGACTGCAGATGATCTTAAACTGAATGAATTCACTTTTGCAGGTGGTGCTCAAATGTGTTCCTGAAGATTTCACTGAATCACGCGAAGATCCACATTCCACATCATATAAACGCAGTGCGGTAAGACATTCAAACATTATCCCTTCAGCTGTGTAAGCGTTTAGTAGAGTCATCAATAATTAACAGCAACCAATGACCAAAGAGTAAGTGAAATGAACGTTCTCTCTCGGTATGCTTTTCTCTAGTTCGGGTGTCGTGCGCCTGTATACAAGGAAATAAGCATCATGCTACAGCTGCAGCATTCGCCTCCGCCGAGCCCTCATGTGATAAACATGCTCGACTGGTTTGAGTTTCCAGATGGATATGTAGTGGTCCTCGAGAGGTTGTCAGAACCCTGGGTGAAGCTGGAAACATTTATCCAAGAGAACGGTGGTCAGCTGAGTGAAAGAGTCGTCCAGGCCATCATGCGCCAGTTGCTGCAGACTTTCGATTACTTCATTCGTGTTGCAGTGCAGCACTGTGACGTCTGCACAAATAACATCATGATCAACAGAGAGACCCTGGACATGAAGCTCATCGGCTTCTCTAGAACCAATCCCTGCTTTCTTCCTAGTATGGAGGGAAGTCAAGCCCGTAAGTCAAATCCTAGTGTCATGTCATGATGTCAAAATGATTGTACATCTGTGAATGTGTAGTGCCAGTGTTAAATGTTCGCTGCTTTAAATGTGCTTAGATGTTCGCCGATTTgataatcgcaagaggctgcgatgtggacgcgatgtgaaaacaaaatgaaacgcTTCTGTTCCTATTCTATTCTATGGTCTGATTCTATTGGTGTGGTGTAATCTGGCAGTCGGCGACGTATAGAACAACAGTAATTCCTATTTCAATAATACccaaaactgcaaaaatgaatttggtaatggttttaatggaaacacttagaatttctagaattttctaatggttttgaatgtttttttcagcagggtaactatacctaTACTGTGCGGCACACTATTGACAATATTGAGTTAAAGCTTGATTTAgaaaaattagatattttccccaaatcgcacagccctagtacaaacaaatgtaaataagtCCTAATGCATAAAACGgcattaaaagagttattgagTAAAAATGTTTCAGATTACAGAAGTTCCCCTTACAGTGCTGGAGGTTCTTCAGTCATTCTCATTTGATGTGTGAATTCACTCAGATGTCATCTGACAGTAAACAGATCTGTCTGATTTCTGCTTGTGATGCGGATGAATTGTTGTGCTAAACTATGACAATCTCTTTTACAGAGCAGCCGTTTTACGAGGATCATAATTATCGACTGAACCTCAGCTATGACCACCTCAAGGCTCTGTTTagtttatttgaaagaatgtttgacATGAGAACGGTACACGGAGGCCAGGTACTTGAGAACATGAGGTACATGGAGGCCTTGAGAACCCGTGGAGCATCTAGAGGTCAGTGCAAAGCACTAACTCAACCATGTGATATATGTTTTTGCTGTTGTTATGACGTCATCTGTACACTGACACAGTACAGACGATGTTTTCATAAGGCAACATTATCCAGCCTCGCTTTAAAAACATGACTGATCTCTTCTCTTTTGAAAACAGAATGCAGAAACTTCTATTTAACGTATTTTCGAGTCCAAGCAATGGATCCTAGGGATCTCCTAAATCATCCCTGGATAACAAACGATGAAAGGACGTCAGACTAGATGCCAGAAGAGACGGGTAGGACTCGTTCGGCACGCGGGAAACTCTCATCTGTTTTTTAGTGAGGGACAGGTAACTGGTAAGTTAAAACGCCTTTTTTACACTGCAAAACATGCCCTTCTTGAAACAAGCAAGAAGCACTTAAATCTGGTAAAAGTGTAAACtcaagcaaaaaatctgccaattgGATAAGAAAAACTGACTTGATAAGAATTCTTGTCAGTtttcacttttaaaaagcaCTGAATAATGAATGATTTATTTGCTTTAAAGCTAGAATATTTGATCTTACATCGCGACACTGGGCTGCGCAGTGGCTCGGTGGTTAGCACTGTTGCCTCACAGCAAGAAGGTCACCGGTCCAAGCCCGGCTGGTGCGGGAGGCCTTTCTGTGTGGAGTTTGCATGTTCTCCCTGTGTCAGCGTGGGTTTACTCCGGGTCCTCCGGTTTCCTCCCACAGACCAAAGACATGCAGGTTAGGTTAACTGAAGAATGAACGATTATGGCAAtcattattgtttatatttttcccCATGACATTGTAATTgcgattattattattgattaaaTTTACATTGACATACgctttcaaatgttttaaaactttcTGTGATGCAAATGCATTCCATATtccctagggctgtcacgattattaaataatcctctcatcgcgattgtttgacctcatccagatggtttcagatcatcgcaattatcgcacatctctatagaagacactagggggagctgtagtgcatttgcatattgcatattttagtgtatttattgtaactaaagcatggtaatacttgtaaaatgtaccaccacaacacaataaaaactaaagcatttaccataaaaataacctgcagtacaatttaatattatttaaactaatctcagtgtgaaaaccagtctagcaacatttcattaacatggaagtaaacttttattgtagtcttgtaagtgagaaaaaaacagactagaagcttttctatgactgatagcattttaatgggggcttcactcctgatcaatttacttcatttacaagtatttggcggttgtattattgacaggtgaaagcctaaaccttaaatatatgatacaccaatattttccgatgtatttccaagaaaaagagcatagtctttatattcagaacaatatggtcgtttcaaagctgaatcaaaaatgtcaaagccctaaaacagacagttaatcgtcataatcgcaatgatttactagacaattaatcgtcagccaaatgtcataatcgtgacagccctattctttatataaatattctGCTCCTGAAATACTTGATTACTGTTGTATAGTCTCAACAGGTCAACATTTTGCACATTCAAAACTATACAATAACTCGTATATCTGTTATTTGTGACCACTATAAATGGTCGCGCATCTGTAAAAGGATAAAAACGCGTACAAACGCGCCGCTTGCGCATCCATTgtccaagcacaataaacgtgtgaatcaatgaacaagtgtcattTTCAGTCATGTAACTGTTTCTGAAGTGTAATGTACCGCAGCCGAGTGCATAGTTTGGGAACACTGAGAGTAGCCAATGGACGGACCCGAAGGGCATGTGCTCGCCCATTGTTCCAAAAAGCCTATTCCCACAgagttattttataaatattttcattattaaagtttttttttttcattgatttgacgttttgtcattttaccatggttaattttcgcaAGGGAGAAAAAGTGTACTATCTTAATCAATGTCAAAGAAGAAAATAATTGAAGAGGTAAAGTGACTGGATGCGCGGCCAATGTAGTACAATAATGCagatttttaaacacattaataataataaagatcttcaagaaactttttattttacgtGCTCCTTCTCGTCCATGTAGTTTGTGAAAAAGCCATTGCGCTTCATCTCATCCTTTGAAGGATCATGCAATgcagagtgattgacagcatgacGCGATCATCACACACATGCATTATAACCATAACATGATGTCTTAACTTTAATATGATTTGTTTCTCTGAAGGTTACGATGAGAGATGAGGAGTGCAGGAGTGATTGACAGCGCTATACGATCGTTTTACCCTCTCAAACACAACAAGCATAAAACATGCTGTGTATCTGTGGTAATGACAAACAATAATATGATTTTAGGATCATTTCATTCTTTAATTTAAGACAGACTCTTGCTTTTGTGGTTTGGAGCAAAAAGTCCTGACAGCAGCGTATTTTTGGAATGTCGCGTGACTGTTTAAAACACAGATATCATTTAGACGCTTTTAAGGAGAATTAGTTACTGAACTTCGTATTTGTTGTTTCTGTGAATCTATGTGCATTCTGGCCATTAACAATGCACTGTCATCACATTATTGAGCGTGATCAACAGTTGCTGCTTCAGCTTGCGAAGTGATATGCTCAAACCTGTGCCAGGAAAAGCGCGCTCGTCCCGCACAGCTAACGCATGTGATGGTACGCCATGGGAGTTTCGCGGTTCGTATCGAGGGAGGTGTATCGCGGATCATTCGGTTCGGTTCgaatatcgttacacccctaatatataCTCGCTCTGTTTGCCCCATCATTGTCCggtattgtttgtttatgttttacatGTTGTTCTGTTCCCGATTGCCTTTGTGGATTCATTAAATACCTCTTGTGGATTACTTCTCCTTGCCGTGCGCTTGTATACCCACTACACGTGACAGAATACCGGACCCTGAAGTGGAATACTATAGATTCTCTCTAGGACAGGCCTCTGGAGAGCTACGTGGAGGAGTTTGTGGAGGTGTGTTACCGGGTGAGTCGGAGCGATCCCATACTTAACCGTGTATTTTTGACTGGTGTGGACGACGATCTGCTCGTCCTCATCATGCTCCCAGACGTGGATGAGTATCCGCTGGAGGACTCCATAAATCGAGTCGTCCAGCCTTACCCCTAGACGGGGCGTAACAACTGTTAGTAATTATAGACATATAGacgtgttcaggccaggacttctATCAAACATGTACAGTTTGGAGTGGATTGGACATTGTGTGTTTGAGTTATAACAAATTCCTGTTTCATGGCAGATTGAATTTCGTAGGCCACCAccctgttattattattatcagaaaTGTGATTAATTTAGGAGATTAGCCATAatggttaataataataataataaaatactagAACATAGCTGCAAGCAGTGATGATGGGCCCAAGCACTACAGCAGTACCTCACCATGGCAACACAGATCGATCAAGATATCAGAAGTCTGTTCACAATTTAACACTTGGTTTAGCAATCACATGAATCCCATAGGAGAAGTTTTATAAATTCACCCCATGCACGTTTTACAAAATCCTGTTGGACGTAACTAATGAATGTCAgtgctaataataataataggccttaattataattattatattataagatGAGTTATTCCAGTGGAGTCTCTGGCCCTAAAGATCTGTACAGTAatgttttggatttttttcttgATCAATTACTAAAACATGATaattgtttacttctgtttgtAACTATTAACAAGCAATTGACATCAAAGAAGTAATagtttttaatacttaattttttttactttttggatTGTGAAGATGGAGCTGGCGCAGGACCATCAGGAATAAATCTACTGTTATTATTactctttaaaacaaaacaaaaataatacaagcTCTCTGTATGTGATCGTGTTTTAGACTTGTATTccaataactttttttttaacaaacaagTTATAACTGAATCATTGTTCATTATGGATTTTCTCTTTGGATTGTGAAGATGGAGCTGTCGCAGGACCATCAGGAATAAATCCAGCACCTCGTCTTGTTGATCCTGTGCCAAGACCTCTGTCACCATCTCCTGACGGTAGATCAACTGTTCATATTActctataaaacaaaacaatacaaatgtaGTCATGTTTGGACACATTTTCTTGATAAAATTTTACTGGAATATGAGTATTTACAAATGTCATAATGGTGAAGTAATATTTAAATACTCGAAAtgtttaaagtgatatttcactAACAAACCAAAATTTACCCccgttttactcaccctcaaggcatcttAACTGAAtgtggttttcttcttgaagaataatgcagtcgtagttataataccacgtatcattttacttccaagcggtagaatgggagtgaacgggtgttgactttttgaagctctaaaaagtgcatccatcgatcaaagcactgctcgacacggctccatGGTCTTaacaaatgtcttctgaagccaaTCGATGCCTTtgcttaagagaaatatccatattgacaacgatattaacgataatgtctaacatcCGTTATCCCTCAGATCCAGGCGaacgagaggcttgtttttcagGCAAATGCCGCGGCCACCATGGACATAATCATGGCCA
This region of Triplophysa rosa linkage group LG1, Trosa_1v2, whole genome shotgun sequence genomic DNA includes:
- the LOC130551810 gene encoding serine/threonine-protein kinase pim-1-like isoform X1, which encodes MMPSATENKHRGRKRKADEAFYDDEETEPAPKRMKHLTDSESATIPGPSTIMHATNISPAPETADDEAPSGINPDDPMPGLLFGFGVTPDEHRGRKRKADEAFYDDEEETEPAPKRMKHPTDSESAPLPGPSTIISPAPETPDDGAVAGPSGINPAPRPVDPVPRPVSPSPDEENGDAAPEPEQEINPAPRLADVLIDIPFPDRYLTDERVTNRYQVLPEEVLEHGRRAMAFAAVRRIDGRQVVLKCVPEDFTESREDPHSTSYKRSAFGCRAPVYKEISIMLQLQHSPPPSPHVINMLDWFEFPDGYVVVLERLSEPWVKLETFIQENGGQLSERVVQAIMRQLLQTFDYFIRVAVQHCDVCTNNIMINRETLDMKLIGFSRTNPCFLPSMEGSQAQQPFYEDHNYRLNLSYDHLKALFSLFERMFDMRTVHGGQVLENMRYMEALRTRGASRECRNFYLTYFRVQAMDPRDLLNHPWITNDERTSD
- the LOC130551810 gene encoding serine/threonine-protein kinase pim-1-like isoform X2, with product MKHLTDSESATIPGPSTIMHATNISPAPETADDEAPSGINPDDPMPGLLFGFGVTPDEHRGRKRKADEAFYDDEEETEPAPKRMKHPTDSESAPLPGPSTIISPAPETPDDGAVAGPSGINPAPRPVDPVPRPVSPSPDEENGDAAPEPEQEINPAPRLADVLIDIPFPDRYLTDERVTNRYQVLPEEVLEHGRRAMAFAAVRRIDGRQVVLKCVPEDFTESREDPHSTSYKRSAFGCRAPVYKEISIMLQLQHSPPPSPHVINMLDWFEFPDGYVVVLERLSEPWVKLETFIQENGGQLSERVVQAIMRQLLQTFDYFIRVAVQHCDVCTNNIMINRETLDMKLIGFSRTNPCFLPSMEGSQAQQPFYEDHNYRLNLSYDHLKALFSLFERMFDMRTVHGGQVLENMRYMEALRTRGASRECRNFYLTYFRVQAMDPRDLLNHPWITNDERTSD